The Ketobacter alkanivorans genome includes the window ATCGCCCCATTTGTCAGGATACCGGGATCGTAACGGTGTTCCTGAAGGTCGGTATGAACGTGCAATGGGATGCCAAAATGAACGTCACCGATATGGTGAACGAAGGGGTGCGTCAGGCCTATTTGCATCCCGATAACGTGCTGCGCGCCTCTATTCTGTCGGATCCTGCTGGTGCTCGTAAAAACACCAAAGATAACACGCCTGCGGTGATTCACTATGAAATCGTGGATGGCGACACGGTGGATGTACACATCGCAGCCAAAGGCGGTGGTTCCGAAAATAAATCCAAGATGGTCATGCTGAATCCCAGCGACAGCATTGTGGACTGGGTGCTGAAAACCGTACCCACCATGGGTGCTGGTTGGTGTCCGCCGGGTATGCTGGGCATCGGCATCGGCGGTACTGCCGAAAAAGCCATGGTGTTGGCAAAAGAGTCTCTGATGGATCCGGTCGACATTCACGATTTGAAGAAGCGAGGCCCCAGCAACCGAGTTGAAGAGCTGCGCCTGGAGCTGTTTGAAAAGGTCAACGCACTGGGTATCGGTGCTCAGGGCTTGGGTGGCCTCACCACCGTGGTGGATGTCAAAATCCGGGATTACCCCACTCATGCCGCCTCATTACCGGTAGCCATGATCCCCAACTGTGCCGCCACCCGACATGTGCACTTCGAATTGGATGGCTCAGGTGTTGCGGAGTTGCCGGTTCCGAAGCTGGAAGACTGGCCTGAAATTTCCATGTCCGGCGGTGATACTGCCAAACGTGTGAATCTGGATACAGTGACCCCGGAAGAAGTGCAAAGCTGGCAGCCCGGTGACACCTTGTTGCTGTCGGGCACCATGCTCACCGGTCGCGATGCAGCTCACAAGCGTATGGTGGACATGCTGAACAAAGGTGAAAAACTGCCGGTGGATTTCAAAGGCAAGTTCATCTATTACGTGGGCCCCGTTGATCCAGTGCGGGATGAAGTGGTGGGCCCGGCAGGCCCCACTACCGCCACCCGAATGGATAAATTCACTGAAACCATGCTTGCCAAAACCGGACTGCTGGGCATGATTGGTAAATCTGAGCGTGGCCCGGTTGCGATTCAGTCAATCAAAGACCATAAAGCTGTGTATCTGATGGCTGTGGGTGGTGCCGCTTATCTGGTATCCAAGGCCATTCGCAAGTCCCGAGTTGTGGCCTTTGAGGATCTGGGAATGGAAGCCATTCACGAGTTCGTAGTGGAGGATATGCCGGTTACAGTAGCTGTCGACTCTACAGGTATCTCCGTCCACAACACAGCCCCCAAAATCTGGCAGGCGAAGATCGGTAAGATCCCGGTGGAAAACACCTAATCTGGTTTTGGTTTGATAGGAAAGCCCGCAGATGTGCGGGCTTTTTTTGTTTCTAAACAGACTAACGTAGTTTTGTTTGTCAATTGCAATGCTACCGTTGCGGGATCGTGAAACCGTCTATACTGAAGATAAACATATAGAGATCCATGGGCAGAAATAGAAGGAGCACCATGTCCATACCGCTGTTAATTTGCGACGATTCGGCAATGGCCCGTAAGCAGGTCAAACGCTCGTTACCAGAAGATTGGGATGTAGAGGTCACCATGACCACCAATGGCGCAGAAGGCATGGAGGCGATCCGTGCCGGTAAGGGTGAGATGGTATTTCTGGATCTCACCATGCCTGAGCTTGATGGTTACGGTGTTCTTAAATGCGTCAAAGAAGAAGGTCACAAGTGCATCATTATCGTGATTTCCGCTGACATTCAGCCAGAAGCCCGGGAGCGGGTGATGGGTTTGGGTGCCCTCGATTTCATCAAGAAACCAGTGGATGGCAAGAAGCTTCAGGACGTGCTGAGGAAATATGGTCTGATATGAATGATTCACTAGCACTTACAGAAGATCAACGGGACTGTCTGCAGGAAGTGGTCAATGTGGCCATGGGGCAGGCGGGCGATTCCCTGGCTCGGTTTCTTGAAGTATTTATACACCTCTCGGTGCCTCGGATTCGTCTGGTGGCGCGTGACGAATTGAACCCTGAATTGGAAAAGATGGTGGGCGGTGCTTCGGTGCCGGTTTCCGGCGTCAGCCAAGGGTTTTATCAGCTGGACACCGGAACCGGTATTCGCGGTGAAGCCATTGTCGTGTTCACTGACAGCTCTTTTAAAGAACTGGCGGATTTGTTGGCTTACGACGAAGACCTGACCGTTGAAAGTGAAAATGAATTATTGATGGATGTGACCAACATCCTGAATGGTGCCTGCCTGAATGGTGTTGGTGAGCAGATCGAGGCAGAGCTTGGGTTCTCGCCACCTGCGATCATGGGGCAGCATTTGCCCATCTCCCAATTGCTGGAACATGAGCAGGCGAGCTGGGATCACGCACTTTTGGTTGAGATATCTTATACCCTTGAAGATCGCTCCTTCAGTTGCACCATGTTTCTGCTGATGCCGGGCGAGTCAATCCAAGTGGTGAAACAAGCGCTGGATCGTTTACTGGAAGACTTGTAATTTGGTCAGTTTTGATGCGTCAAAGGAGTTGCTGGAATTCATTGTTGATCGCGTCAACATCGGCGTATTTATACTGAATAAAGATCATGAAGTGCAGCTGTGGAATAGCTTTATGGCCTCCAACAGCGGTGTCTCTGCCGAGAGCGTGATCGGTCAAAATATTTTCAAGACATTCCCTAGTCTCCCTGAACGCTGGTTTGCCCGTAAAGTGAACAGCGTCTTCATGTTGAAAAACTTTGCCTTCACCTCCTGGGAGCAACGCTCTCATTTGTTTCCGTTTCATCATAATCGCCCGGTAACCAGCGGTATGGAGTTCATGTGTCAGGACATCACCCTGATGCCCATCAAGACAC containing:
- a CDS encoding fumarate hydratase; the encoded protein is MAVIRQDDFIQSIADSLQYISYYHPADFIKAVNEAYEAEESPAAKDAMAQILINSRMCAEGHRPICQDTGIVTVFLKVGMNVQWDAKMNVTDMVNEGVRQAYLHPDNVLRASILSDPAGARKNTKDNTPAVIHYEIVDGDTVDVHIAAKGGGSENKSKMVMLNPSDSIVDWVLKTVPTMGAGWCPPGMLGIGIGGTAEKAMVLAKESLMDPVDIHDLKKRGPSNRVEELRLELFEKVNALGIGAQGLGGLTTVVDVKIRDYPTHAASLPVAMIPNCAATRHVHFELDGSGVAELPVPKLEDWPEISMSGGDTAKRVNLDTVTPEEVQSWQPGDTLLLSGTMLTGRDAAHKRMVDMLNKGEKLPVDFKGKFIYYVGPVDPVRDEVVGPAGPTTATRMDKFTETMLAKTGLLGMIGKSERGPVAIQSIKDHKAVYLMAVGGAAYLVSKAIRKSRVVAFEDLGMEAIHEFVVEDMPVTVAVDSTGISVHNTAPKIWQAKIGKIPVENT
- a CDS encoding response regulator; this encodes MSIPLLICDDSAMARKQVKRSLPEDWDVEVTMTTNGAEGMEAIRAGKGEMVFLDLTMPELDGYGVLKCVKEEGHKCIIIVISADIQPEARERVMGLGALDFIKKPVDGKKLQDVLRKYGLI